The following are from one region of the Magallana gigas chromosome 6, xbMagGiga1.1, whole genome shotgun sequence genome:
- the LOC136269712 gene encoding uncharacterized protein isoform X2: MRERMSLSKYKSNRGTTHFARIARALLGPCIDLLREVLAKEISPPGLEKKVKDYIRDNRKPFISEKQKQLVYNKKYSDFDITLLYFLLRNICSIHPHKNKWGNDPETTDKSVSANIERVRISRNEWYGHATDFSLSDSDFERKWNHISQIVKELECYLGTGTKYQDTLILLKTCFMDPESIELYIDTLLTDITYLKESFGELQTDVTYIKEGFGELQTDVTNIKESFGELQTDVTYIKEGFGELQTDVTYLKEDVEEMKKSNKISTQESRIEKAIFDQWKQDEVCFISTKVCNEVRKIIKSRNMVIVAGHSGSGKSAIIQHIALKYREQGWTVKQVKKNL; this comes from the exons ATGCGAGAAAGGATGTccctttcaaaatataaatcgaATCGGGGGACTACACATTTTGCTCGAATTGCCCGGGCGTTATTGGGTCCCTGCATTGATTTACTGCGCGAAGTTCTCGCAAAAGAGATATCTCCGCCTGGATTGGAAAAGAAAGTGAAAGATTACATACGTGACAACAGAAAACCTTTtatcagtgaaaaacaaaaacagctCGTCTATAACAAAAAGTACTCCGACTTTGACATCACGTTGCTCTATTTCCTCTTACGTAACATTTGTTCAATTCATCCACACAAAAACAAATGGGGGAACGATCCAGAAACAACTGATAAAAGTGTGTCAGCAAACATAGAACGAGTTCGTATTTCTAGAAACGAATGGTATGGACATGCTACGGATTTTTCTCTCTCGGACTCAGATTTTGAACGAAAGTGGAATCATATTTCTCAAATCGTAAAAGAGTTGGAATGTTACCTGGGGACTGGAACCAAGTACCAGGACACtctgattttgttaaaaacttgttttatGGACCCTGAATCGATAGAGCTCTACATAGATACACTCTTGACTGATATTACATATCTAAAAG AGAGTTTTGGAGAGTTACAGACTGATGTTACATACATAAAAG AAGGTTTTGGAGAGTTACAGACTGATGTTACAAACATAAAAG AGAGTTTTGGAGAGTTACAGACTGATGTTACATACATAAAAG AGGGTTTTGGAGAGTTACAGACTGATGTTACATATCTGAAAG AGGATGTAGAAGAGATGAAAAAGTCAAACAAAATATCTACTCAAG aaTCACGAATTGAAAAGGCCATATTCGATCAATGGAAACAAGACGAagtctgttttatttcaacaaaggTGTGTAATGAAgtaaggaaaataattaaaagcagGAACATGGTAATTGTGGCTGGTCACTCGGGATCCGGAAAGTCAGCCATCATTCAACATATTGCGCTCAAATACAGAGAACAGGGCTGGACCGTAAAGCAAGTAAAAAAG AACCTGTAA
- the LOC136269712 gene encoding serine/threonine-protein phosphatase 6 regulatory ankyrin repeat subunit B-like isoform X1 codes for MRERMSLSKYKSNRGTTHFARIARALLGPCIDLLREVLAKEISPPGLEKKVKDYIRDNRKPFISEKQKQLVYNKKYSDFDITLLYFLLRNICSIHPHKNKWGNDPETTDKSVSANIERVRISRNEWYGHATDFSLSDSDFERKWNHISQIVKELECYLGTGTKYQDTLILLKTCFMDPESIELYIDTLLTDITYLKESFGELQTDVTYIKEGFGELQTDVTNIKESFGELQTDVTYIKEGFGELQTDVTYLKEDVEEMKKSNKISTQESRIEKAIFDQWKQDEVCFISTKVCNEVRKIIKSRNMVIVAGHSGSGKSAIIQHIALKYREQGWTVKQVKKVEDIVDEYSSSRFKKDKTICVFNDPLGKEYFDEILNNSWQTYEEELQLYLKTSKIVMSCRNHIISDARVTHNLVNKSHIINIDENKYKLSVKEKREIFNKYTSDMNLSVKDRHQIVEVERYFPLLCKLYSSNEEYKNKGVEFFTEPVTVLKEEILGFRKKDKGKYCALALLVLFNDDLCLSDIFKNKDTENKFKRTLKLCGLPENTPPFDIGDILNSMKNFYVKKVEETYNFYHDFVMEVTTHVFGIDYPTEIVDYADIGFIKRRVKLGNSDKHDDSFTIYLSEKYIENLGERLFTELFRERLLDVVLNPCLRNERVIKVLIQKIADHPKNHQLLLETKNVAIDKQELHRTSKNLLLTKLSFLNLENKISPLFALIAFCHTQLSKYCLINLQKMQTNFIECFPALCCNGSIEMFSSAFKDNAKGSLKKTWGKLYPIHIVSVFHNYELFVELIKIGVKVNDQTDDYGGWTPLMLAAGNNTENGNNSHRESGAERRDKTVQLLLSNGADINLCKKNGASPLYIACQNGHDTTVQLLLSSGADIQLCMEDGTSPLTAACFNGHDSVVQLLLSNGADISLCQKNGANPLYLACENGHDTTVQLLLTNGADINFCMEDGASPLYIACQNGHYSVVQLLLSKGADINLCMEDGASPLSTACQNGHDSTVQLLLSSGADIQLCMEDGTSPLTAACIDEHDSVVQLLLRNGADINLCNKNGVSPLYVACENGHDSTVQLLLSSGADIQLCIEDETSPLTAACFNGHDSVVQLLLSNGADINLCNKNGASPLYVACQNGHDSTVQLLLSSGADIQLCMEDETSPLTAACFNGHDSVVQLLLSSGADMNLCKKNGASPLFIACQNGHYSVVQPLLSKGADINLCMEDGASPLYIACQNGHDSTVQLLLSSGADIQLCMEDGTSPLTAACFNGHDSVVQLLLSNGADINLCQKNGASPLYVACENGQYTTVQLLLSSGADIQLCMEDGTSPLTAACFNGHDSVVQLLLSNGADINLCQKNGASPLYEACENGQDTTVQLLLSSGADINLFEEDGASPLYIACQNGHDSVVQLLLSSGADINICMKNGASPFYIACQNGHYSVVQLLLSSGADINLFEEDGASPLYIACQNGHDSVVQLLLSSGADINLCLKNGASPLYIACQNGHYSVVQLLLSNGADINLCKKNGASPLYIACQNGHDTTVQLLLSSGADIHLCMEDGTSPLTVSCFNGHDSVVQLLLSNGADINLCQKNGASPLFIACENGHDTTVQLLLSSGADIQLCIEDGPSPLTAACFNGHDSVVQLLLSNMIRT; via the exons ATGCGAGAAAGGATGTccctttcaaaatataaatcgaATCGGGGGACTACACATTTTGCTCGAATTGCCCGGGCGTTATTGGGTCCCTGCATTGATTTACTGCGCGAAGTTCTCGCAAAAGAGATATCTCCGCCTGGATTGGAAAAGAAAGTGAAAGATTACATACGTGACAACAGAAAACCTTTtatcagtgaaaaacaaaaacagctCGTCTATAACAAAAAGTACTCCGACTTTGACATCACGTTGCTCTATTTCCTCTTACGTAACATTTGTTCAATTCATCCACACAAAAACAAATGGGGGAACGATCCAGAAACAACTGATAAAAGTGTGTCAGCAAACATAGAACGAGTTCGTATTTCTAGAAACGAATGGTATGGACATGCTACGGATTTTTCTCTCTCGGACTCAGATTTTGAACGAAAGTGGAATCATATTTCTCAAATCGTAAAAGAGTTGGAATGTTACCTGGGGACTGGAACCAAGTACCAGGACACtctgattttgttaaaaacttgttttatGGACCCTGAATCGATAGAGCTCTACATAGATACACTCTTGACTGATATTACATATCTAAAAG AGAGTTTTGGAGAGTTACAGACTGATGTTACATACATAAAAG AAGGTTTTGGAGAGTTACAGACTGATGTTACAAACATAAAAG AGAGTTTTGGAGAGTTACAGACTGATGTTACATACATAAAAG AGGGTTTTGGAGAGTTACAGACTGATGTTACATATCTGAAAG AGGATGTAGAAGAGATGAAAAAGTCAAACAAAATATCTACTCAAG aaTCACGAATTGAAAAGGCCATATTCGATCAATGGAAACAAGACGAagtctgttttatttcaacaaaggTGTGTAATGAAgtaaggaaaataattaaaagcagGAACATGGTAATTGTGGCTGGTCACTCGGGATCCGGAAAGTCAGCCATCATTCAACATATTGCGCTCAAATACAGAGAACAGGGCTGGACCGTAAAGCAAGTAAAAAAGGTAGAAGACATCGTGGATGAATATTCTTCAAGTcgatttaaaaaagataaaactatttgtgtttttaatgaTCCATTGggaaaagaatattttgatgaaattttgaataattcatgGCAAACATACGAGGAGGAATTACAGTTATACTTGAAAACATCAAAAATTGTGATGTCGTGTAGAAATCACATTATTTCTGATGCTAGAGTGACACATAATCTCGTGAATAAATCACATATCATAAACATCGATGagaacaaatataaattatctGTTAAAGAAAAACGGgagatttttaacaaatatacatcCGATATGAATTTATCCGTCAAAGATCGTCATCAGATCGTTGAAGTAGAAAGGTATTTCCCGCTATTGTGTAAATTGTATTCTAGCAATGAGGAATACAAAAATAAGGGTGTAGAATTTTTTACAGAACCTGTAACTGTGCTGAAAGAGGAAATACTGGGGTTCAGAAAAAAAGACAAGGGTAAATATTGTGCTTTGGCCCTCCTTGTTCTTTTTAACGATGATCTTTGTTTAAGTGATATCTTCAAAAATAAAGACACGGAAAACAAATTTAAGCGTACGTTAAAACTTTGTGGATTACCAGAAAACACGCCACCTTTTGATATCGGAGACATCCTTAACTCCATGAAAAACTTTTATGTCAAGAAAGTTGAGGAAACGTATAATTTTTATCATGATTTTGTGATGGAAGTTACAACTCATGTGTTTGGAATAGATTATCCCACAGAAATAGTAGACTACGCTGATATCGGCTTCATTAAAAGAAGAGTAAAATTAGGAAATTCTGACAAACACGACGACTCGTTCACTATTTATCTGAGTgaaaaatacattgaaaatcTTGGAGAAAGGCTTTTTACAGAATTGTTTAGAGAACGCCTGTTAGATGTCGTACTCAATCCCTGTCTCAGGAATGAAAGAGTAATTAAAGTACTGATACAAAAGATAGCAGATCATCCCAAAAATCATCAATTGTTATTAGAAACCAAGAACGTTGCAATTGATAAACAAGAACTTCACCGGACATCTAAAAACTTACTTTTGACTAAACTTTCCtttttgaatttagaaaataaGATATCGCCACTTTTTGCTCTCATTGCATTTTGTCATACACAACTATCAAAATATTGCTTAATCAATCTACAAAAAATGCAAACTAATTTTATCGAATGTTTTCCTGCACTGTGTTGCAATGGTTCAATAGAAATGTTTTCTTCTGCTTTTAAAGACAATGCAAAAGGATCTTTGAAAAAGACATGGGGAAAACTTTATCCTATTCACATTGTATCTGTGTTCCATAATTATGAACTATTTGTTGAGTTGATTAAGATAGGCGTAAAAGTCAATGACCAGACTGACGATTACGGTGGTTGGACGCCTCTTATGTTAGCAGCTGGTAACAATACTGAAAACGGAAACAATAGCCATAGAGAATCAGGTGCAGAACGAAGAGATAaaactgtacaacttttactgagtaatggagcagacattaatttatgtaaaaaaaacggagccagtcctctctatatagcttgtcaaaacggacatgataccactgtacaacttttattgaGTAGTGGTGCAGATATTCAGCTTTGCATGGAGGACGGTACAAGTCCTCTTACTGCAGCTTGTTTCAACGGACATGATAGcgttgtacaacttttactgagtaatggagcagacattagtTTATGCCAGAAAAACGGAGCCAATCCTCTCTATTTAGCTTGTGAAAATGGACATGATaccactgtacaacttttactgactaatggagcagacattaatttttgtatggaggacggagccagtcctctctatatagcttgtcaaaacggacattaTAGcgttgtacaacttttactgagtaaaggagcagacattaatttatgtatggaggacggagccagtcctctctctacagcttgtcaaaacggacatgatagcactgtacaacttttactgagtagtGGAGCAGACATTCAGCTTTGCATGGAAgacggaaccagtcctcttACTGCAGCTTGTATCGACGAACATGATAGcgttgtacaacttttactgagaaatggagcagacattaatttatgcaataaAAACGGAGTCAGTCCTCTCTATGTAGCTTgtgaaaacggacatgatagcactgtacaacttttactgagtagtGGAGCAGACATTCAGCTTTGCATTGAGGACGAAACCAGTCCTCTTACTGCAGCTTGTTTCAACGGACATGATAGcgttgtacaacttttactgagtaatggagcagacattaatttatgcaataaaaacggagccagtcctctctatgtagcttgtcaaaacggacatgatagcactgtacaacttttactgagtagtGGAGCAGACATTCAGCTTTGCATGGAGGACGAAACCAGTCCTCTTACTGCAGCTTGTTTCAACGGACATGATAGcgttgtacaacttttactgagtagtGGAGCAGACATGAATTTATGTAAGAAAAACGGAGCCAGCcctctctttatagcttgtcaaaacggacattaTAGCGTTGTACAGCCTTTACTGAGTaaaggagcagacattaatttatgtatggaggacggagccagtcctctctatatagcttgtcaaaacggacatgatagcactgtacaacttttactgagtagtGGAGCAGACATTCAGCTTTGCATGGAGGACGGAACAAGTCCTCTTACTGCAGCTTGTTTCAACGGACATGATAGcgttgtacaacttttactgagtaatggagcagacattaatttatgccagaaaaacggagccagtcctctctatgtGGCTTGTGAAAACGGACAATATaccactgtacaacttttactaagTAGTGGAGCAGACATTCAGCTTTGCATGGAggacggaaccagtcctcttACTGCAGCTTGTTTCAACGGACATGATAGcgttgtacaacttttactgagtaatggagcagacattaatttatgccagAAAAACGGAGCGAGTCCTCTCTATGAAGCTTGTGAAAACGGACAAGATaccactgtacaacttttactgagtagtggagcagacattaatttatttgaggaggacggagccagtcctctttatatagcttgtcaaaacggacatgatagcgttgtacaacttttactgagtagtggagcagacattaatatatgtatgaaaaacggagccagtcctttctatatagcttgtcaaaacggacattaTAGcgttgtacaacttttactgagtagtggagcagacattaatttatttgaggaggacggagccagtcctctttatatagcttgtcaaaacggacatgatagcgttgtacaacttttactgagtagtggagcagacattaatttatgtttgaaaaacggagc